From Trueperella pecoris, a single genomic window includes:
- a CDS encoding LutC/YkgG family protein produces MSAKDEIFNRIRSAGPIATPDIPREYRFGTDASRADVIAEMEQGLIDYTAVVKRVGPDGIANAISEFLEDARSVVVPAGLDKTWVEAAGREGREVRVDEPALSKTELDHTDAVVTASRVAVANSGTIMLDGEPDQGRRAISLVPDTHVVVLEADAIKATLPEAVAVLGEHPGRPTTWIAGPSATSDIELVRVDGVHGPRNLRVIIVER; encoded by the coding sequence ATGAGCGCCAAGGACGAGATCTTTAACCGCATCCGTAGCGCTGGCCCCATCGCCACGCCCGACATTCCGCGTGAATACCGCTTCGGCACCGATGCCTCGCGCGCCGATGTGATCGCGGAGATGGAGCAGGGCCTGATCGACTACACCGCCGTCGTCAAGCGCGTCGGCCCTGATGGCATCGCCAACGCCATCTCCGAGTTCCTTGAGGACGCACGCTCCGTTGTCGTCCCCGCGGGCTTGGACAAGACGTGGGTTGAAGCCGCTGGTCGCGAGGGCCGCGAGGTCCGCGTCGATGAGCCTGCGCTTTCGAAGACCGAGTTGGATCACACCGACGCCGTCGTCACCGCTTCACGCGTCGCCGTGGCGAACTCCGGCACGATCATGCTCGACGGCGAGCCCGACCAGGGACGCCGCGCGATCTCGCTCGTTCCCGACACCCACGTGGTTGTCCTCGAGGCCGACGCCATCAAGGCGACCCTGCCCGAGGCCGTCGCTGTGCTCGGCGAGCACCCCGGCCGCCCGACCACCTGGATCGCCGGCCCGTCGGCCACATCGGACATCGAGCTCGTGCGCGTGGACGGCGTGCACGGCCCGCGCAACCTCCGCGTCATTATCGTGGAGCGCTGA
- a CDS encoding L-lactate permease: protein MILALAHSFQPSTTAIAGSAIGTALVSLLPLVFFFVALGVFSLPTHWCALGALVVALIVATVGFDMPVATAGMSAIEGAAFGLIPIIYIVVMAVWLYNLTDRSGRAADVQAVFSAVGKGDMRIQGLLIGYAFCGLLEGLAGFGAPVAIACTMMWALGLPPIRAAIAVMVGNALNVGFGAMAIPVTTVAKLGGEDPALVGATMGRITPLMLIIVPFLMLFIMDGWRGVKDGWLAGVVAWFGMALGIGLTSNVLSYELTAVVGSLLSFVALAALLRFWTPTTPSEFRSPAATETLSTSRVALGLLPYWLVVIVFGVAKLWKLGVNVPALLASTDIKFVWPGLGDVLGINGQQNPSAVFSVPWLSSPGTMLFLTGVVVAIVYARNSSAGRFELPFAQGIRTLGTTIYNLRIAILTICLVMALAYVMNFSGQTVAIGAWLAGTGAAFAFLSPLLGWIGTAVTGSATSAGALFGNLQATAAQTADLPSRLLLGVNEIGGGIGKIVSPQNLAIAAGAVKSEGSESEILRKAAPYSIGLIILLGLITVLASNGILGFLIA, encoded by the coding sequence ATGATTCTAGCTCTCGCACATTCTTTCCAACCATCTACCACAGCTATCGCAGGCTCGGCCATAGGCACCGCCCTAGTCAGTTTGCTTCCGCTCGTATTCTTCTTCGTTGCCCTGGGCGTTTTCTCCCTCCCCACACACTGGTGTGCACTGGGTGCGCTCGTCGTCGCCCTTATCGTCGCCACCGTCGGCTTTGACATGCCCGTTGCCACCGCCGGAATGTCCGCTATTGAAGGTGCCGCCTTTGGCCTCATCCCGATTATTTACATCGTGGTCATGGCCGTGTGGCTTTACAACCTCACCGATCGCTCCGGCCGGGCCGCTGACGTTCAGGCAGTTTTTTCAGCCGTCGGCAAGGGCGACATGCGCATCCAGGGCTTGCTGATCGGCTACGCCTTCTGCGGCCTCCTCGAAGGACTGGCCGGCTTCGGCGCGCCCGTGGCGATCGCCTGCACGATGATGTGGGCCCTCGGCTTGCCGCCGATCCGCGCCGCCATCGCCGTCATGGTCGGCAACGCCCTCAACGTCGGCTTCGGCGCCATGGCCATCCCAGTCACCACGGTCGCCAAGCTCGGTGGCGAAGACCCGGCCCTCGTGGGCGCCACCATGGGCCGCATCACCCCGCTCATGCTCATCATCGTTCCCTTCCTCATGCTGTTCATCATGGACGGCTGGCGCGGGGTCAAGGACGGCTGGCTCGCCGGCGTCGTCGCATGGTTCGGCATGGCACTGGGCATCGGCCTGACCTCCAACGTTCTGTCCTACGAGCTCACCGCCGTCGTCGGCTCCCTGCTCTCCTTCGTAGCCCTCGCCGCGCTACTTCGGTTCTGGACCCCCACGACGCCGTCTGAGTTCCGTTCCCCCGCGGCCACCGAGACGCTCTCCACCAGCCGCGTTGCACTCGGACTCCTGCCCTACTGGCTCGTCGTCATCGTCTTTGGCGTGGCAAAGCTCTGGAAGCTCGGCGTTAACGTGCCCGCACTGCTCGCCTCCACCGACATCAAGTTCGTCTGGCCCGGCTTAGGCGATGTCCTTGGCATCAACGGCCAGCAGAACCCCTCCGCCGTCTTTAGCGTTCCGTGGCTATCCTCGCCGGGAACGATGCTGTTCCTCACCGGCGTCGTGGTCGCCATCGTTTACGCCCGCAACTCCTCTGCAGGGCGCTTCGAGCTGCCCTTCGCACAGGGAATTCGCACGCTCGGCACCACCATCTACAACCTCCGCATCGCCATCCTGACCATCTGCTTGGTTATGGCTCTGGCCTACGTCATGAACTTCTCCGGCCAGACCGTGGCAATCGGAGCGTGGCTCGCCGGTACCGGCGCCGCCTTCGCCTTCCTCTCCCCACTCCTGGGCTGGATCGGAACCGCCGTCACCGGCTCAGCAACCTCTGCCGGCGCCCTCTTCGGCAACCTGCAGGCAACCGCCGCCCAGACGGCCGACCTGCCCAGCCGCCTCCTCCTCGGTGTCAACGAGATCGGTGGCGGTATCGGAAAGATCGTCAGCCCCCAGAACCTTGCCATCGCCGCCGGCGCTGTCAAGTCCGAGGGCTCCGAGTCGGAGATCCTGCGTAAGGCCGCTCCGTATTCCATCGGTCTCATCATTCTGCTGGGCCTCATCACGGTCCTTGCATCCAATGGAATCCTCGGATTCCTCATCGCATAA
- a CDS encoding IS30 family transposase → MTLEERVAIGLGLADGKSARQIALSLGRSPSSVTREINRGAFPDGSYDARWAHQCAHQRRSRPKPGKLTTHVALRQKVVELLNKRYSPQQISVRLRHDYGDDRQMRVSHETIYQALYVHGGGALRQELKREKGLRSGRQRRIARSALAGTPGRGRKTWVEGASIDLRPHEVDGRLTPGHWEGDLIIGGGKGKHTALITLVERSSRFLLIARLGVSHDSPTVIEKLTQMVQTLPSKAFSSITWDQGSEMAQVAQFKVDTNIKVYFADPHSPWQRPSNERLNRDIREYFPKGTNFADITDEEVAFVQDELNDRARVVLNGMTPRETLAELLKNDASTP, encoded by the coding sequence ATGACGCTTGAAGAGCGCGTGGCGATCGGGTTGGGGTTAGCTGATGGTAAGTCGGCTCGGCAGATCGCTTTAAGTTTGGGGCGTAGTCCGTCATCGGTGACGCGTGAGATTAATCGTGGTGCTTTTCCTGATGGTTCTTATGATGCTCGCTGGGCTCATCAGTGCGCTCATCAGCGTCGTTCTCGTCCTAAGCCGGGCAAGCTTACTACCCATGTGGCGCTGCGTCAGAAGGTGGTTGAGCTGTTAAATAAGCGTTATTCTCCCCAGCAAATCAGTGTTCGTTTGCGTCATGATTATGGAGATGATCGGCAGATGCGTGTGTCTCATGAAACGATTTATCAGGCTTTGTATGTTCACGGGGGTGGGGCATTACGGCAAGAGCTTAAACGGGAGAAAGGACTGCGTTCGGGTCGTCAACGGCGTATTGCTCGTTCTGCTCTTGCTGGCACTCCCGGGCGCGGGCGTAAGACGTGGGTCGAGGGCGCTTCAATCGATTTGCGCCCCCACGAGGTCGATGGGCGCCTGACGCCAGGTCACTGGGAAGGAGATTTAATTATCGGTGGTGGTAAGGGCAAGCACACAGCGCTGATCACCCTAGTCGAGCGCTCTTCACGGTTTTTGCTGATCGCTCGTCTTGGGGTGAGCCATGATTCACCGACCGTGATTGAGAAACTGACCCAGATGGTTCAGACCTTGCCCAGTAAGGCCTTCTCCTCGATCACCTGGGATCAAGGTAGTGAGATGGCGCAGGTAGCCCAGTTCAAGGTCGATACCAATATCAAGGTCTACTTCGCTGACCCGCATAGCCCGTGGCAGCGTCCGTCGAATGAACGCCTGAATCGTGATATTCGTGAATACTTCCCCAAGGGAACTAACTTCGCTGACATCACCGACGAGGAAGTCGCTTTCGTCCAAGACGAACTCAACGACCGAGCCCGAGTTGTCTTGAACGGAATGACCCCACGTGAGACACTGGCCGAGTTGTTAAAAAATGATGCATCGACCCCCTGA
- a CDS encoding LutB/LldF family L-lactate oxidation iron-sulfur protein: MLKGISELGSKLGLNPSDWAEKDREEQELGWVPGHPAPADPLRWGKTFKQGSEETLRNTQMRRNLGYATGKIRTKRNTRVEEMPDWEALRESASNIKRTVAANWTDLLEQFEENVKANGGIVHWARDAKEANEIVYELVKAKGVDEVVKVKSMATQEINLNEYLGERGIQAWETDLAEMIVQLSEDMPSHIVVPAIHRNRAEVKAIFEARMEDAPELTHEPRVLAMAARAHLRKKFLSAKVAISGANIGVAETGTVAIYESEGNGRMCLTLPETLITVMGIEKLVPTFQDVEVFSQLLPRSATGERMNPYTSFWTGVTEGDGPQEFHIILMDNGRTNVLKDPVGREALKCIRCAACMNICPVYRVTGGHAYNSVYPGPIGAILTPQLLGATDKKDTASTLPFASTLCGACYDVCPVKINIPDILVHLRHKYTEANRGGIPDRWDIAMKASTKIMGSGKGMSVAGKAVKAGRIIAGRDRKIGYLPFPVAKDWTRARDVPAPPAQSFRDWWKENEEGCCGNNGGCCDEGGAR; this comes from the coding sequence ATGCTCAAGGGAATTTCCGAACTGGGTTCAAAGCTGGGCCTCAACCCCAGCGATTGGGCTGAAAAGGACCGCGAAGAGCAAGAGCTGGGCTGGGTTCCAGGCCATCCTGCTCCCGCTGACCCGCTCCGCTGGGGCAAGACCTTCAAGCAGGGCTCCGAAGAGACCCTGCGCAACACCCAGATGCGCCGTAACCTGGGCTACGCGACCGGCAAGATCCGCACCAAGCGCAACACGCGCGTGGAGGAAATGCCCGACTGGGAGGCACTGCGCGAGTCGGCGTCGAACATCAAGCGCACCGTGGCCGCCAACTGGACCGACCTGCTCGAGCAGTTCGAGGAGAACGTCAAGGCCAATGGCGGAATCGTCCACTGGGCACGTGACGCCAAAGAAGCCAACGAGATCGTCTACGAACTGGTCAAGGCCAAGGGCGTCGACGAGGTGGTCAAGGTCAAGTCGATGGCCACCCAGGAAATCAACCTCAACGAGTACCTCGGAGAGCGTGGCATCCAGGCATGGGAGACCGATCTTGCCGAGATGATCGTCCAGCTCAGCGAAGACATGCCCTCCCACATCGTGGTTCCGGCCATCCACCGCAACCGCGCCGAAGTCAAGGCAATCTTCGAGGCACGCATGGAGGACGCCCCCGAGCTCACCCACGAGCCACGCGTCCTGGCCATGGCCGCCCGCGCCCACCTGCGCAAGAAGTTCCTCTCCGCCAAGGTCGCCATCTCGGGCGCCAACATCGGCGTCGCCGAAACCGGAACCGTAGCCATTTACGAATCCGAAGGCAACGGCCGCATGTGCCTGACCCTGCCCGAAACGCTTATCACCGTGATGGGCATCGAGAAGCTCGTGCCGACCTTCCAAGATGTCGAGGTGTTCTCCCAGCTACTGCCTCGTTCGGCCACCGGCGAGCGCATGAACCCCTACACGTCCTTCTGGACCGGCGTCACCGAGGGTGACGGCCCGCAGGAGTTCCACATCATCCTCATGGACAACGGCCGCACCAACGTGCTCAAGGACCCGGTTGGACGCGAGGCCCTCAAGTGCATCCGCTGCGCGGCCTGCATGAACATCTGCCCGGTCTACCGCGTGACCGGCGGACACGCCTACAACTCGGTCTACCCTGGCCCCATCGGCGCCATCCTGACCCCGCAGCTGCTCGGCGCCACCGACAAGAAGGACACGGCCTCCACCTTGCCCTTCGCCTCCACGCTCTGCGGCGCCTGCTACGACGTCTGCCCGGTGAAGATCAATATCCCGGACATTCTTGTGCACCTGCGCCACAAGTACACCGAGGCTAACCGTGGCGGCATCCCCGATCGCTGGGATATCGCCATGAAGGCATCGACCAAGATCATGGGCTCCGGCAAGGGCATGAGCGTCGCCGGCAAGGCCGTCAAGGCCGGCCGCATCATCGCGGGCCGTGATCGCAAGATCGGCTACCTGCCCTTCCCCGTCGCGAAGGACTGGACCCGCGCCCGCGACGTTCCGGCACCGCCGGCACAATCCTTCCGCGACTGGTGGAAAGAAAACGAGGAAGGCTGCTGTGGCAATAACGGCGGCTGCTGTGACGAAGGAGGAGCTCGATGA
- a CDS encoding HPr family phosphocarrier protein, which translates to MFTRTAKIASRVGLHARPAAVFAKAAEDEGIEITISFDGDDADAASILEVMSLGAMHGDEVTLSTEDEGGEAALERLATLLETDLEG; encoded by the coding sequence ATGTTCACCCGTACAGCAAAGATTGCCTCCCGCGTTGGCCTGCATGCGCGCCCCGCGGCAGTGTTCGCCAAGGCCGCAGAGGACGAAGGCATCGAGATCACGATCTCTTTCGATGGGGACGACGCCGACGCAGCATCCATCCTCGAGGTCATGAGCCTCGGCGCCATGCACGGCGATGAAGTGACCCTTTCAACGGAGGATGAGGGCGGTGAGGCGGCGCTCGAGCGTCTCGCCACCCTGCTCGAGACCGACCTCGAAGGCTAG
- a CDS encoding PTS sugar transporter subunit IIA, protein MFGLGKKKVKVRAVFAGTAVSVAEIPDPVFSGGMLGEGFAVVPPAEATTIEVGSPVAGTLTKVFKTGHAFVVTSSEGLDVLVHIGLETVELKGAGFTILAQKGDTVEAGTAVVRLDLDVVRQAGLNPITPVVFATKKQVGSVATTLGDVNAGDVAATVTLA, encoded by the coding sequence GTGTTCGGACTGGGTAAGAAAAAGGTCAAGGTTCGCGCGGTGTTCGCAGGCACCGCCGTATCGGTGGCCGAGATTCCGGATCCTGTGTTCTCGGGTGGCATGCTGGGCGAAGGCTTCGCCGTCGTTCCGCCGGCCGAGGCGACGACCATCGAGGTCGGCTCGCCCGTGGCGGGTACGCTCACCAAGGTGTTTAAGACGGGCCACGCGTTCGTCGTGACATCCTCCGAAGGCCTCGACGTTCTGGTGCACATTGGTCTGGAGACGGTCGAGCTCAAGGGGGCAGGATTCACGATTCTTGCTCAGAAGGGCGACACGGTGGAGGCGGGCACTGCGGTAGTGCGCCTCGACCTCGACGTTGTACGACAGGCCGGGCTGAATCCGATCACGCCCGTCGTGTTCGCAACGAAGAAGCAGGTGGGATCCGTGGCCACCACCCTCGGCGATGTTAACGCCGGGGATGTAGCGGCAACGGTGACGCTCGCGTAA
- a CDS encoding DUF5692 family protein, producing the protein MTMTPPIPDYPTLFFFEVGQWWDYAMLAVVIAGLAFTAWLAQRSKYTAIAVFVIIPVALTIFVWPTSTQGTQSAGWFAIVKQYSALAGSLCLVALQYFRKLQTNKWYLLIPPLLLAVNIIEAVIRDFQCYFIHGADPITGQWTWGGPWNVMNGIAGILNLIMISGWIGIYVSKNKDKGIIWGDLTIWWIIGYDLWNIAYVYNCLSDRAWYSGVALLLACTIPAFMKFGRGQWIQYRAYTLTFWSAIVLTFPHFMHDSMFAHRHSQNPNAMFLIAALALMANVAVFVYHFYRIVKHRRNPFTQEVYSDTPTYVGWVRDTAPRDVQDRIAARLDKTAEEVGYR; encoded by the coding sequence ATGACAATGACGCCCCCGATTCCTGACTACCCAACACTGTTCTTCTTCGAGGTGGGCCAGTGGTGGGATTACGCCATGCTCGCCGTCGTTATCGCGGGCCTTGCTTTTACAGCATGGCTCGCCCAGCGGAGCAAATATACGGCCATCGCCGTCTTTGTCATCATCCCCGTAGCACTCACGATCTTCGTGTGGCCCACTTCTACCCAGGGAACACAGTCAGCAGGCTGGTTTGCTATCGTTAAACAGTACTCCGCCCTCGCTGGCTCACTTTGCCTCGTGGCTTTGCAGTATTTCAGGAAGCTACAAACCAACAAGTGGTACCTGCTCATTCCTCCCCTGCTGCTTGCGGTGAACATTATCGAGGCAGTCATACGGGACTTCCAGTGTTACTTCATTCATGGCGCCGACCCGATCACAGGCCAATGGACATGGGGAGGGCCATGGAACGTCATGAACGGCATCGCCGGGATTTTGAACCTCATCATGATCTCTGGGTGGATCGGCATTTACGTCTCAAAAAACAAGGACAAGGGAATCATCTGGGGCGATCTGACGATCTGGTGGATCATCGGCTACGACCTGTGGAATATTGCCTACGTCTACAACTGTCTATCCGACCGGGCATGGTACTCCGGCGTTGCGCTACTACTTGCCTGCACCATCCCGGCGTTCATGAAATTCGGGCGCGGGCAGTGGATCCAGTATCGCGCATACACACTGACGTTCTGGTCCGCGATCGTGCTCACCTTCCCGCACTTCATGCACGATTCCATGTTCGCGCATCGCCATTCGCAAAACCCCAACGCCATGTTCCTTATCGCGGCTCTCGCGTTAATGGCCAACGTTGCTGTTTTCGTCTATCACTTCTATCGCATCGTTAAGCACCGAAGGAATCCCTTCACGCAGGAGGTCTACTCCGATACGCCCACCTATGTGGGATGGGTGCGAGATACAGCCCCTCGCGATGTACAGGATCGAATAGCGGCTCGGTTGGATAAAACCGCCGAGGAGGTCGGTTACAGATAA
- a CDS encoding (Fe-S)-binding protein codes for MRIALFSTCLNDAMFPQAAQATVHLLRRLGHEVFFPEGQGCCGQMHVNTGYYPEALPLIENHVRTFAPALDGEWDAIVAPSGSCTGSIRTQQGMVARELGHTDLAEKAEKLAAMTYDLPELLVDVLGLTDVGAYFPHRVTYHTTCHSLRVTKVGDKPLQLLQAVEGIDYVPLPDANVCCGFGGTFSVKNPDVSSAMLADKMSNIKSTGAEIVVAGDYSCLMNIAGGLARTRSGIRAMHLAEVLAGSQNDPWIAPATTTKVGA; via the coding sequence ATGAGAATCGCGCTCTTCTCGACCTGCTTGAACGATGCCATGTTCCCGCAGGCCGCGCAGGCCACGGTGCATCTTCTGCGCCGCCTCGGCCACGAGGTCTTCTTCCCCGAAGGCCAGGGCTGCTGTGGACAGATGCATGTCAACACCGGTTACTACCCTGAGGCTCTCCCGCTGATCGAGAACCACGTACGCACTTTCGCACCCGCACTCGACGGCGAGTGGGACGCGATCGTCGCTCCTTCCGGTTCATGCACAGGCTCAATCCGCACGCAGCAGGGCATGGTGGCCCGCGAGCTTGGACACACCGACCTCGCCGAGAAGGCTGAAAAGCTCGCCGCCATGACCTACGACCTGCCCGAATTACTCGTAGACGTCCTCGGGCTAACCGACGTCGGCGCCTACTTCCCCCACCGCGTCACCTACCACACGACGTGTCACTCGTTGCGTGTCACCAAGGTCGGCGACAAGCCCCTCCAGCTCCTCCAAGCTGTCGAAGGCATCGACTACGTCCCGCTTCCCGACGCCAACGTCTGCTGCGGTTTCGGCGGCACGTTCTCCGTAAAGAACCCCGACGTCTCCTCCGCCATGCTCGCAGACAAGATGTCCAACATTAAGTCCACGGGTGCCGAGATCGTCGTCGCAGGCGACTACTCGTGCCTCATGAATATTGCAGGCGGCCTCGCCCGCACCCGTTCCGGAATCCGTGCCATGCACCTCGCCGAGGTGCTCGCCGGTAGCCAAAACGATCCGTGGATTGCCCCCGCAACGACCACAAAGGTAGGTGCCTAA
- a CDS encoding DUF5692 family protein produces MDSLFLWEIGSPIVYVTWIVVFIAQVAIAEIHRRWNWTIFALWTVGGVLAIPWAIKNAIPIVGWFPFGKFVIMVATATMTGFLLWYGKRNPLKAHRYAIWFGVALWLGLALNIMEANVRDITIFMEADAYYACAADPACLQAINDGSARDMLGGLPEARDITAPLHSPEWYQALAANFAAAHVGIDPATGFRTIGGYWNILSAVAGLLNIITITGLGKIMITSHGKRGATGKHKVRGLIWVDMIWPWVIAYDLWNHAFLYNSLADYTWYCTLALLLACTIPAFTWARGQWIWFRCFTLMFWIAVNNLLAEIFVPPGKMHNFATMDPFANEVCAWAALISNVALFIYWIYKMVKTGRHPLRDGLYHEHREFRQIVIDNFDDADKYFLVDTIKETPAQLKFDPQSPVPPADGWVGWMPWWRKDKRYPKSRTPLSADPCLFEKGIVSDPRWDV; encoded by the coding sequence GTGGATTCTCTCTTCCTTTGGGAAATTGGAAGTCCAATTGTGTATGTCACGTGGATCGTCGTCTTCATCGCCCAGGTGGCGATCGCTGAGATTCATCGCAGGTGGAACTGGACGATTTTTGCTCTGTGGACGGTAGGCGGTGTGCTCGCGATTCCGTGGGCCATCAAGAATGCCATCCCGATTGTGGGGTGGTTCCCATTCGGCAAGTTCGTCATTATGGTTGCTACCGCGACGATGACGGGCTTCTTGTTGTGGTATGGCAAGCGCAATCCACTTAAGGCTCACCGTTACGCAATCTGGTTCGGGGTGGCGCTCTGGCTCGGTTTGGCTTTGAACATTATGGAGGCCAACGTCCGCGACATTACGATTTTCATGGAGGCTGATGCTTACTACGCGTGCGCAGCCGATCCGGCCTGCCTGCAGGCGATTAACGACGGCTCGGCCCGCGACATGTTGGGTGGCCTGCCCGAGGCACGGGACATCACGGCACCCCTGCACAGCCCGGAGTGGTACCAGGCACTGGCAGCGAATTTTGCGGCTGCGCATGTGGGCATCGATCCGGCCACGGGGTTCCGTACCATCGGCGGATACTGGAACATCTTGTCCGCCGTTGCGGGGCTGCTGAACATTATCACGATCACGGGTCTGGGCAAGATCATGATCACTTCCCACGGCAAGAGGGGCGCCACAGGCAAGCACAAGGTACGCGGTCTGATCTGGGTGGACATGATCTGGCCGTGGGTCATCGCCTACGACCTGTGGAATCATGCTTTCCTCTACAACTCGTTGGCCGACTACACCTGGTACTGCACGCTGGCTCTTCTTCTGGCGTGTACGATCCCGGCCTTCACCTGGGCGCGCGGCCAGTGGATATGGTTCCGGTGCTTCACCTTAATGTTCTGGATCGCGGTGAACAATCTGCTGGCGGAGATTTTCGTTCCGCCGGGGAAGATGCACAATTTCGCCACGATGGATCCTTTCGCGAACGAAGTGTGTGCATGGGCAGCCCTTATCTCCAATGTCGCACTTTTCATCTACTGGATTTACAAGATGGTCAAGACTGGGCGGCACCCGCTCCGCGACGGCCTTTACCACGAGCACCGAGAATTCAGGCAGATCGTCATCGATAATTTTGACGACGCCGACAAGTACTTCCTCGTCGACACGATCAAGGAAACTCCTGCACAACTCAAATTTGATCCGCAATCGCCCGTGCCTCCTGCTGACGGCTGGGTAGGCTGGATGCCCTGGTGGAGAAAGGATAAGCGCTATCCGAAATCACGTACACCGCTTTCGGCCGATCCCTGTCTATTTGAGAAGGGAATTGTCAGCGATCCGCGTTGGGACGTTTGA